One part of the Methylobacterium mesophilicum SR1.6/6 genome encodes these proteins:
- the infA gene encoding translation initiation factor IF-1 has translation MAKEELMQFDGLVIEILPDARYRVQLDQGHEIVAYTAGKMKKNRIKTLAGDRVTVEMSPYDLEKGRLVFRHKDERSSGPRPPMRGGQFRRR, from the coding sequence ATGGCGAAAGAAGAATTGATGCAGTTCGACGGTCTCGTGATTGAGATCCTGCCGGATGCGCGCTACCGCGTGCAGCTCGACCAGGGCCACGAGATCGTGGCCTACACGGCCGGCAAGATGAAGAAGAACCGCATCAAGACGCTCGCGGGCGACCGGGTGACGGTCGAGATGTCGCCCTACGACCTGGAGAAGGGCCGCCTCGTGTTCCGCCACAAGGACGAGCGCTCCTCGGGTCCCCGTCCGCCGATGCGCGGCGGCCAATTCCGCCGCCGTTGA
- a CDS encoding calcium:proton antiporter, whose amino-acid sequence MMAALRVAVAWATVLAFAWFGKGWLADLSQPLVAGGLFAWLLAVIVWAAFGVVHEAEELAHRLGEPLGTLVLTLAIVIIEVALISAVMLSAKDAPTLGRDTMFAVLMIVLNGVVGLGLLVGGLRHHQQRYNLQGASAFLSVIIPLTTIALIIPNFTSSTSDGTLTTLQAVTFSVFTLALYGVFLLIQTGRHSEFFIDAEAVEAAEPPAGSGSVSGGGIAKHVGLLLANVVPIVILAKSLAVILDHGIAALGAPTALGGVLIAAIVFTPEGISALKAVARNELQRAINLCLGAATSTVGLTVPAILTIGLLTGQTVVLGLKPTEMTLLAVTLILSAQTFSGSRTTVLEGAVHLVLFFVYLVLIFSP is encoded by the coding sequence ATGATGGCAGCCCTACGGGTGGCGGTCGCCTGGGCGACGGTTCTGGCCTTCGCATGGTTCGGCAAAGGCTGGCTCGCCGACCTGTCGCAGCCGCTGGTCGCCGGGGGCCTGTTCGCGTGGCTGCTGGCGGTAATCGTCTGGGCGGCCTTCGGCGTCGTGCACGAGGCGGAGGAGCTCGCCCATCGCCTCGGCGAGCCGCTCGGCACCCTGGTGCTGACGCTCGCCATCGTGATCATCGAGGTGGCGCTGATCTCCGCCGTGATGCTCTCGGCCAAGGACGCGCCGACGCTCGGCCGCGACACGATGTTCGCGGTTTTGATGATCGTGCTGAACGGCGTGGTCGGACTCGGGCTCCTGGTGGGCGGCCTGCGGCATCACCAGCAACGCTACAACCTGCAGGGCGCCTCGGCCTTCCTCTCGGTGATCATCCCCCTCACCACGATCGCGCTGATCATCCCGAACTTCACCAGTTCCACCAGCGACGGGACGCTGACCACCCTCCAGGCGGTGACGTTCTCGGTGTTCACGCTGGCACTCTACGGCGTGTTCCTGCTGATCCAGACCGGCCGCCACAGCGAGTTCTTCATCGACGCGGAGGCCGTCGAGGCGGCCGAGCCGCCGGCAGGCTCCGGATCCGTCTCCGGCGGCGGCATCGCCAAGCATGTCGGCCTGCTGCTCGCCAACGTCGTGCCGATCGTGATCCTGGCCAAGAGCCTCGCGGTCATCCTCGACCACGGGATCGCGGCTCTGGGCGCGCCCACGGCGCTCGGCGGCGTGCTGATCGCCGCCATCGTGTTCACCCCGGAGGGGATCTCGGCGCTGAAGGCGGTGGCCCGCAACGAACTCCAGCGGGCGATCAATCTGTGCCTGGGCGCGGCGACCTCGACGGTCGGCCTGACCGTGCCGGCGATCCTCACCATCGGCCTGCTCACCGGGCAGACCGTTGTGCTCGGCCTCAAGCCCACCGAGATGACCCTGCTTGCCGTGACGCTGATCCTCAGCGCGCAGACCTTCTCGGGCTCGCGCACCACGGTGCTGGAGGGGGCGGTGCACCTCGTGCTGTTCTTCGTCTACCTCGTGCTGATCTTCAGCCCTTGA
- a CDS encoding hydroxyacid dehydrogenase, with amino-acid sequence MAALKRVCRFNVWINPVFDERLRAEPDIDLQVGDLQGPEDTLRALLEQAHVFHVSPARDELPRRWHVTDALLAECPNLLAVSSGGAGFDTVDAAACTRAGVAVVNQVGGNAQSVAELAIGLMLAVARKICVSDRLLRTARGFSRESLMGHEIGGSTLGLVGIGHTGRAVAKLARGFDMRVLAYDPLLSDEEIRARGAEPVDRARLLDESDIVSVHCPLDDTTRGSFDAASFAAMKPGALFVTTARGGVHDEAALAAALTSGHLAGAGLDVWSPEPPNLDAALLKLDTVVATYHTAGVTHEARRNVASWGAEQVIGLLNGERPPRLVNPEVWPAVLERRARLLG; translated from the coding sequence GTGGCGGCCCTCAAGCGCGTCTGCCGGTTCAACGTCTGGATCAACCCGGTCTTCGACGAACGGCTGAGGGCCGAGCCCGACATCGACCTGCAGGTCGGCGACCTGCAGGGTCCGGAGGACACGCTCCGGGCGCTTCTGGAGCAGGCGCACGTCTTCCACGTCTCGCCGGCACGGGACGAGCTGCCGCGCCGCTGGCACGTCACAGACGCCCTGCTGGCGGAATGCCCGAACCTGCTGGCCGTCTCGTCGGGCGGCGCGGGCTTCGACACGGTCGACGCCGCGGCCTGCACGCGGGCCGGCGTGGCGGTGGTCAATCAGGTGGGCGGCAATGCCCAGTCGGTGGCGGAACTCGCGATCGGCCTGATGCTGGCCGTCGCGCGCAAGATCTGCGTGTCGGACCGCCTGCTGCGTACCGCGCGCGGCTTCTCGCGGGAATCGCTGATGGGCCACGAGATCGGCGGCTCGACTCTGGGCCTCGTCGGGATCGGCCATACGGGCCGGGCGGTGGCCAAGCTCGCCCGCGGCTTCGATATGCGGGTCCTCGCCTACGATCCCCTGCTGTCGGACGAGGAGATCCGGGCGCGCGGTGCGGAGCCGGTCGACCGGGCGCGGCTGCTCGATGAATCCGACATCGTCTCCGTGCACTGCCCCCTCGACGACACGACTCGCGGCAGCTTCGACGCCGCGTCCTTCGCGGCGATGAAGCCGGGAGCGCTGTTCGTCACCACCGCCCGCGGCGGCGTGCACGACGAGGCGGCGCTCGCCGCGGCGCTGACCTCCGGGCACCTCGCGGGGGCCGGCCTCGACGTCTGGTCGCCGGAACCGCCGAACCTCGATGCCGCCCTCCTCAAGCTCGACACCGTGGTGGCGACCTATCACACCGCCGGGGTCACCCACGAGGCGCGCCGCAACGTGGCTTCCTGGGGCGCCGAGCAGGTCATCGGCCTGCTCAACGGCGAGCGGCCGCCGCGGCTGGTGAACCCGGAGGTCTGGCCGGCCGTGCTGGAGCGGCGGGCGCGGCTCTTGGGTTGA
- a CDS encoding FAD-binding oxidoreductase has translation MVEPIVFRWHLAEITAIAPVTPHVTSVRLRCSLAESYRAGQHVDVRLTAEDGYQAQRSYSIASAQDGSGTFELMIEALPDGEVSGWFTHVAAVGDRVELRGPIGGSFSWDGPDGGPLLLGGGGSGVVPLLAMLRRRAQGWREIPAALIYSARTRAEMIALAELEALAEADANVSLHLAATRDPGGKRIDAALVAGALARLGKPGKVFLCGSNRFVAAASDLILAQGVAPGLIRTERFGA, from the coding sequence ATGGTCGAGCCCATCGTCTTCCGCTGGCACTTGGCCGAGATCACCGCGATCGCGCCGGTCACGCCGCACGTGACGAGCGTCCGGCTGCGGTGCAGCCTCGCGGAATCCTACCGGGCCGGGCAGCACGTCGATGTCCGCCTCACCGCCGAGGACGGCTATCAGGCCCAGCGCAGCTATTCCATCGCCTCGGCGCAGGACGGCAGCGGGACCTTCGAACTGATGATCGAGGCGCTGCCCGACGGCGAAGTCTCCGGCTGGTTCACGCACGTCGCCGCGGTCGGTGACCGGGTCGAGCTGCGCGGGCCGATCGGCGGCTCGTTCTCGTGGGACGGGCCGGACGGTGGGCCGCTGCTCCTGGGCGGCGGCGGGTCCGGCGTCGTCCCGCTGCTGGCGATGCTCCGGCGGCGGGCGCAGGGCTGGCGCGAGATCCCGGCGGCGCTGATCTACTCGGCCCGCACCCGCGCCGAGATGATCGCGCTCGCCGAGCTGGAGGCGCTGGCCGAGGCGGATGCGAATGTCTCCCTGCACCTCGCCGCAACGCGTGATCCGGGCGGGAAGCGGATCGATGCCGCCCTCGTCGCCGGCGCGCTCGCGCGGCTCGGGAAACCCGGGAAGGTCTTCCTCTGCGGCTCGAACCGGTTCGTGGCCGCCGCCTCCGACCTGATTCTGGCGCAGGGCGTCGCGCCGGGCCTGATCCGCACGGAGCGCTTCGGCGCCTGA
- a CDS encoding sulfite oxidase-like oxidoreductase has translation MVTRGFVGRRQPPEKGARLPPGQYLTDDFPILQIGPNPVVDLATWRFTLREGSRPIKAWSWEAFEALPRTTWHGDIHCVTKWSKFDTTWEGVSFDDLLADAGITAPTGYLLAESYDDYTTNVPVADLVGGRALVATRYNGEPIHPDHGGPARLFVPHLYFWKSAKWVKGLRFTQTDTAGFWELRGYHMYGDPWREQRYTGD, from the coding sequence ATGGTGACACGGGGCTTCGTCGGGCGCAGGCAGCCGCCCGAGAAGGGGGCACGCCTGCCGCCGGGACAATACCTCACCGACGACTTCCCGATCCTGCAGATCGGCCCCAACCCGGTGGTCGACCTCGCCACGTGGCGGTTCACGCTGCGCGAGGGATCCCGGCCGATCAAGGCGTGGAGCTGGGAGGCGTTCGAGGCGCTGCCGCGGACCACGTGGCACGGGGACATCCACTGCGTCACCAAGTGGTCGAAGTTCGACACCACTTGGGAGGGCGTCAGCTTCGACGACCTGCTGGCGGATGCCGGCATCACGGCGCCGACCGGCTACCTGCTGGCGGAGTCCTACGACGACTACACCACCAACGTGCCGGTGGCGGATCTCGTGGGCGGCCGTGCCCTGGTGGCGACGCGCTACAACGGCGAGCCGATCCACCCGGATCACGGCGGCCCGGCGCGGCTCTTCGTGCCGCATCTGTATTTCTGGAAGAGCGCGAAATGGGTGAAGGGCCTGCGCTTCACCCAGACGGACACGGCCGGCTTCTGGGAGCTGCGCGGCTACCACATGTACGGGGATCCCTGGCGTGAGCAGCGCTACACCGGTGACTGA
- a CDS encoding branched-chain amino acid ABC transporter substrate-binding protein, which produces MMRRLVLILAGFLAVGPADAQAPVRIGLSAPLTGPDAAFGQGLRQGAEQAVADLNRTAGGRARWVLVPADDGGEGRQAVAVARKFAADGIRLVVGPFESGAVAAAAPVYEDAGAVLVTPGAAYAPLTGRGLWNLFRLAPSDAQQGQVAGAYLARAFAGRRIGILNDRSTFGRGLADAVAARLKEAGMPEVLFDGFARGTRDLSDLVARLRAARVEAVYFGGLAPEAATLLRAMREAGLQATLVASDGILDPGFAAAAGSAGEGTVMTLPPDPPRLPEVRGARAAPRSPETESVAAEAYAAVQLLAQAVERARVADPKTGRIAEGRPVADALRAGQTRTLLGPVGFDARGDRTGGPIALRIWRRTPDGRLDYAGNDLAMP; this is translated from the coding sequence ATGATGCGTCGCCTCGTTCTGATCCTCGCGGGCTTCCTCGCCGTCGGCCCGGCCGACGCGCAGGCGCCGGTGCGGATCGGGTTGTCGGCCCCTCTGACGGGGCCGGACGCCGCCTTCGGCCAGGGCTTGCGGCAGGGCGCCGAGCAGGCGGTGGCCGATCTCAACCGCACCGCCGGCGGGCGCGCGCGCTGGGTCCTCGTTCCGGCCGATGACGGCGGCGAGGGGCGGCAGGCGGTGGCGGTCGCCCGGAAGTTCGCCGCCGACGGCATCCGGCTGGTGGTCGGTCCCTTCGAGTCGGGCGCGGTGGCCGCAGCGGCACCGGTCTACGAGGATGCCGGCGCCGTGCTGGTGACGCCGGGGGCGGCCTACGCGCCGCTCACCGGCCGGGGCCTGTGGAACCTGTTCCGGCTGGCCCCGAGCGACGCGCAGCAGGGGCAGGTGGCGGGGGCTTATCTTGCCAGGGCCTTCGCCGGACGGCGGATCGGCATCCTGAACGACCGCTCGACCTTCGGCCGCGGCCTCGCCGATGCGGTGGCGGCCCGGCTGAAGGAGGCCGGCATGCCGGAGGTGCTGTTCGACGGGTTCGCCCGGGGCACGCGCGACCTGTCCGATCTGGTCGCCCGGCTGCGGGCCGCGCGGGTCGAGGCGGTGTATTTCGGCGGCCTCGCCCCGGAGGCCGCGACGCTGCTTCGCGCCATGCGGGAGGCCGGCCTCCAAGCGACGCTGGTGGCGAGCGACGGCATCCTCGATCCCGGCTTCGCCGCGGCGGCCGGCAGCGCGGGGGAGGGGACCGTGATGACGCTGCCGCCCGACCCGCCGCGCCTGCCGGAGGTCCGGGGCGCCCGTGCCGCGCCGCGCAGCCCCGAGACGGAGAGCGTGGCGGCGGAGGCCTACGCGGCCGTGCAGCTCCTCGCGCAGGCGGTCGAGCGCGCCCGGGTGGCGGATCCGAAGACCGGCCGCATCGCCGAGGGACGCCCGGTGGCCGACGCCCTGCGCGCCGGCCAGACGCGCACGCTCCTCGGCCCGGTGGGTTTCGATGCCCGCGGCGACCGGACCGGCGGCCCGATCGCCTTGCGGATCTGGCGCCGGACGCCGGACGGCCGGCTCGATTACGCCGGCAACGACCTCGCCATGCCGTGA
- a CDS encoding amino acid aminotransferase has protein sequence MTSLFAGIQDAPLDPIMRLFEAFNADPSPKKLNLVVGVYTDADGKVPRLRAVQIAEKRWIEKGLPKTYRPIEGTKPFRDAVQELLFGKGAPILSQNRVATLQSIGGTGALKTGADVLAKLYPGATVAVSNPSWENHKALFTQAGFTVVDYPYFSAETGGADYPAMRAALQDLPKGSIVVLHACCHNPTGADLSLDEWRDLVPLMAERGLIPFLDIAYQGFGNGLDADAEPVRLFAESGQEFLVASSFSKSFSLYGERVGALTIVAENTAAKAKVEAFAKRLVRASYSNPHTHGAAIVEIVLTDPELRADWERELAEMRDRIRTMRERMADSLQQRHPERGFDAIKAQKGMFSYTGLSPAEATRLREEHEVYALETGRICVAAVNTHNIDHVIDAIDAVVKG, from the coding sequence ATGACCTCGCTGTTCGCCGGCATCCAGGACGCGCCGCTCGACCCGATCATGCGCCTGTTCGAGGCCTTCAACGCCGACCCGAGCCCGAAGAAGCTCAACCTCGTGGTCGGCGTCTACACGGACGCGGACGGCAAGGTGCCGCGCCTGCGCGCCGTGCAGATTGCCGAGAAGCGCTGGATCGAGAAGGGCCTGCCGAAGACCTACCGGCCGATCGAGGGCACCAAGCCGTTCCGCGACGCCGTGCAGGAACTGCTGTTCGGCAAGGGCGCGCCGATCCTGTCGCAGAACCGGGTCGCGACGCTCCAGAGCATCGGCGGCACCGGCGCCCTGAAGACCGGCGCGGACGTCTTGGCCAAGCTCTATCCGGGCGCCACCGTCGCGGTGAGCAACCCAAGCTGGGAGAACCACAAGGCCCTGTTCACGCAGGCGGGCTTCACCGTGGTCGATTATCCCTACTTCTCGGCGGAGACCGGTGGCGCCGACTATCCCGCCATGCGGGCCGCCCTCCAGGATCTGCCGAAGGGCTCGATCGTCGTCCTGCACGCCTGCTGCCACAACCCGACCGGGGCCGATCTCAGCCTCGACGAGTGGCGCGACCTCGTGCCCCTGATGGCCGAGCGCGGCCTGATCCCGTTCCTCGATATCGCCTACCAGGGCTTCGGCAACGGCCTCGACGCCGATGCCGAGCCGGTGCGCCTCTTCGCCGAATCCGGCCAGGAGTTCCTGGTCGCCTCCTCGTTCTCGAAGTCGTTCTCGCTCTACGGCGAGCGCGTCGGCGCCCTGACCATCGTGGCCGAGAACACGGCCGCCAAGGCCAAGGTCGAGGCCTTCGCCAAGCGACTCGTCCGGGCGAGCTACTCGAACCCGCACACCCACGGCGCGGCGATCGTCGAGATCGTGCTCACCGACCCGGAGCTGCGCGCCGACTGGGAGCGGGAACTCGCCGAGATGCGCGACCGGATCCGCACCATGCGCGAGCGGATGGCCGACAGCCTGCAGCAGCGTCACCCCGAGCGGGGCTTCGACGCCATCAAGGCGCAGAAGGGCATGTTCTCCTACACGGGCCTGAGCCCCGCGGAGGCCACCCGGCTGCGCGAGGAGCATGAAGTCTACGCCCTGGAGACCGGCCGGATCTGCGTCGCGGCCGTCAACACCCACAACATCGATCACGTCATCGACGCGATCGACGCCGTGGTGAAGGGCTGA
- a CDS encoding DMT family transporter: MRPARAARTASAAPAYLLLTATALLWAGNAVTSRWAPGHVSPQVITTLRWAVACTVLMPFAGRHLAAAWPQLRPHWLRILLMGGLGYTAFNCLFYAAGVHTGAINLALFQGAIPVLVIVLNRLAYRVPVTPGQVLGVVLTLIGAALAATHGDWSVLTNLAFNRGDVLVFGACLLYAGYTIFLPTRPKVPALAFFAAMALAAFVTSLPPLAVEWATGHAVWPNREGWAMVAFVGLGPSLLAQLFFMRGVELIGPNRAGLFVNLVPIFGALLAVLLVGEPFGATQGAALALVLGGIACAERLKPALVAEATPEAAYSQTRTRRM, encoded by the coding sequence TTGAGACCCGCGCGCGCGGCCCGGACCGCCTCGGCCGCGCCCGCCTACCTGCTGCTCACCGCCACGGCGCTCCTCTGGGCCGGCAACGCGGTCACCAGCCGCTGGGCGCCCGGCCATGTCTCTCCCCAGGTCATCACGACGCTGCGCTGGGCGGTCGCCTGCACGGTGCTGATGCCCTTTGCCGGCCGCCATCTCGCGGCGGCCTGGCCGCAGCTGCGGCCGCACTGGCTGCGCATCCTGCTGATGGGCGGCCTCGGCTACACGGCCTTCAACTGCCTGTTCTACGCGGCGGGCGTCCATACCGGCGCGATCAACCTCGCCCTGTTCCAGGGCGCGATCCCGGTCCTCGTCATCGTCCTGAACCGGTTGGCCTATCGGGTTCCGGTCACGCCGGGGCAGGTTCTGGGTGTGGTGCTGACGCTGATCGGCGCGGCCTTGGCCGCCACGCACGGCGACTGGTCGGTCCTCACGAACCTCGCCTTCAACCGCGGCGACGTCCTCGTCTTCGGCGCCTGCCTGCTCTACGCCGGCTACACCATCTTCCTGCCGACCCGGCCGAAGGTGCCGGCCCTGGCCTTCTTCGCCGCCATGGCTCTCGCGGCCTTCGTGACCTCATTGCCGCCGCTGGCGGTCGAGTGGGCGACGGGTCACGCGGTCTGGCCGAACCGCGAGGGCTGGGCGATGGTGGCCTTCGTGGGTCTGGGGCCGTCGCTGCTGGCGCAGCTCTTCTTCATGCGCGGCGTCGAGCTGATCGGCCCGAACCGCGCCGGCCTGTTCGTGAACCTCGTGCCGATCTTCGGTGCGCTGCTGGCCGTCCTGCTGGTCGGCGAGCCGTTCGGCGCGACGCAAGGCGCCGCCTTGGCCCTGGTGCTCGGCGGGATCGCCTGCGCCGAGCGCCTGAAACCGGCGCTCGTCGCCGAGGCGACCCCGGAAGCCGCTTACTCGCAGACGCGGACGCGGCGGATGTAG